A stretch of the Camarhynchus parvulus chromosome 4, STF_HiC, whole genome shotgun sequence genome encodes the following:
- the RWDD4 gene encoding RWD domain-containing protein 4: protein MAANEDQEMELEALRSIYEGDVCFRELSPVSFQYRIGESGDPKAFLIEVSWPETYPQTAPVISMDAFFNNTISSAIKQSILDKLMVEVEANLGTAMTYTLFEYAKDNKEVFMENQPVNTVTSVSNSVSIGTPEVPPSKKKEKKEQLSKTQKRKLADKTDNKGELPRGWNWVDVIKHLSKTGSKDDE, encoded by the exons ATGGCGGCCAACGAGGACCAGGAG atGGAGCTGGAAGCGCTGCGCTCCATCTACGAGGGAGACGTGTGCTTCAGGGAGCTCAGCCCCGTGTCCTTCCAGTACAGG ataGGTGAAAGTGGAGACCCCAAAGCCTTTCTAATAGAAGTTTCTTGGCCAGAAACATATCCACAAACAGCACCAGTCATATCGATGGATGCTTTCTTCAACAACACAAT ATCTTCAGCCATTAAGCAAAGTATATTGGATAAGTTAATGGTAGAAGTTGAAGCAAATCTCGGAACTGCAATGACATACACACTTTTTGAATATGCCAAAGATAATAAGGAGGTGTTCATGGAAAATCAACCTGTTAACACTGTG ACTTCAGTAAGCAATAGTGTTTCAATTGGAACTCCTGAAGTGCCACCAagtaagaaaaaagagaaaaaggagcagTTATCCAAAACCCAGAAACGAAAACTAGCTGATAAAACAG ATAACAAAGGAGAGCTTCCACGAGGATGGAACTGGGTTGATGTAATTAAG CAT TTAAGCAAAACGGGTTCTAAAGATGATGAATAA